A region of Panicum virgatum strain AP13 chromosome 8N, P.virgatum_v5, whole genome shotgun sequence DNA encodes the following proteins:
- the LOC120686283 gene encoding uncharacterized protein LOC120686283 encodes MSSATANSYPESVGSCRPPSPPTPTPPPLPAPAAHRGAPVRRQLDFADAGAGAGAGGDLDLDETFLSVMDDIERGYSEAKRRAPPCVCRRGECAVRQDEQSGRWMYVCSSQPKCKYVALCEEVSLSPRPQPAVRSNPKPSNPYVHIPSNHVPEPATPINTIKLRGAGATTPTNVNPQAPLNSTFKCPGTTTPVHVSGATTPTDVIPQAPLNSTFQGPGTTTPVHVGGATTPTNVNPQAPLNSTLQGAGTTTPVHVSAQGAGFAAVVKVSPQQPRSKYALPTCKCTAGKCKVLKVDGEECYVCPIPKGQGACSHKVPVHAHAVANDLLQTGDDNTGGDKDLKDKPAEKEADGNNVVQLGDNNANGKVNPTHAEDNEWPFDVVNEEIVPTAQATPHAEVHQGSPRMLRQPIATETPTKSPMPPYGTRSPMTPRSDAFRCHEKGHYIRDCPKPSPTPRTACFCCGMDGHWMRNCPQQRGS; translated from the exons ATGAGCAGCGCCACCGCCAACAGTTACCCGGAGAGCGTCGGCTCCTGCCGCCCTCCGTCCCCACCGACTCCGACTCCCCCTCCCCTTCCGGCGCCGGCAGCCCACCGCGGCGCCCCCGTGAGGCGGCAGCTGGACTTCGCCGAcgccggcgctggcgccggcgcgggTGGCGACCTGGACCTCGACGAGACCTTCCTCAGCGTCATGGACGACATTGAGCGGGGCTACAGCGAGGCAAAGCGGCGGGCCCCGCCGTGCGTCTGCCGGCGCGGCGAGTGCGCGGTGCGGCAGGACGAGCAGAGCGGCCGCTGGATGTACGTCTGCTCGTCGCAGCCG AAGTGCAAATATGTTGCTCTATGCGAAGAAGTTAGTCTTAGTCCTCGACCACAACCTGCTGTTAGGAGCAATCCTAAACCAAGCAATCCTTATGTGCACATTCCAAGCAATCATGTGCCTGAACCTGCAACACCAATTAATACCATTAAACTCCGAGGTGCCGGTGCTACAACTCCGACTAATGTCAACCCCCAGGCTCCACTTAATTCCACTTTCAAATGCCCTGGCACTACAACTCCAGTTCATGTTAGTGGTGCTACAACTCCAACTGATGTTATCCCCCAGGCTCCACTTAATTCCACTTTCCAAGGTCCTGGCACTACAACTCCAGTTCATGTTGGTGGTGCTACAACTCCAACTAATGTCAACCCCCAGGCTCCACTTAATTCCACTTTACAAGGTGCTGGCACTACAACTCCAGTTCATGTTAGTGCACAAGGTGCAGGTTTTGCAGCTGTGGTTAAAGTTAGCCCCCAACAGCCTAGATCCAAATATGCATTGCCAACCTGCAAGTGTACAGCAGGGAAATGCAAAGTACTGAAAGTGGACGGTGAAGAGTGCTATGTATGTCCTATACCCAAG GGACAAGGGGCATGCAGTCACAAGGTTCCAGTCCATGCCCATGCTGTTGCTAATGACCTATTACAAACTGGAGATGACAACACAGGAGGGGATAAGGATTTGAAGGACAAGCCTGCTGAGAAGGAAGCCGATGGGAACAACGTAGTTCAATTGGGAGACAACAATGCAAATGGAAAGGTCAATCCCACTCATGCTGAAGACAACGAGTGGCCGTTTGATGTCGTTAATGAGGAAATTGTGCCCACAGCTCAGGCAACACCCCACGCTGAAGTCCATCAGGGATCACCAAGAATGCTGCGCCAACCAATTGCCACGGAAACACCCACAAAATCACCCATGCCACCTTACGGTACCCGCAGCCCCATGACTCCACGCTCAGATGCATTCCGATGCCATGAGAAGGGTCACTATATCAGGGACTGTCCTAAGCCATCTCCGACTCCAAGAACCGCTTGTTTCTGTTGCGGCATGGACGGTCACTGGATGAGAAATTGTCCCCAACAGCGAGGGTCTTGA